The window CGAGGACCTCGGCGAGCAGGACCCGGTTGTACGGAACGTGGGACTCCTCGCCGAGCACGGTCACCGCCGCGGCCGGGCCGAGCCGCTGCGCGAGCCGCAGGCCCGCGAGGCCGCCGCCGATCACCACCACACGCTGTTCCGAGGTCATGCCCTGAGCGTGCGCCGCCGCTGTTTCCCCTCGGCATCGCTCCTGTTACCCGGACGGAACGCCGACCTCAGCGCCCGGGTTAAGGGCCCGTGAGGCCATCCTCAAGGCCGCCTTAAGCGCCGTCGGCGCCGCCGCGGCGGCCCGTAGCGTGATCCGCATGCGAGATGCGGCAGTGCGGGTCAGGGGCGGGATGCTGGGCGGTGCGGGGGTGGTGACCCTGCTCTGGGCGGCGCAGGTACGGCCCTCGGCCCGGCCCGACGCGCTGTTCGCCACCGCCGCGCACCTGACCGGCCTGCTCGCCGGATACGGGGTGCTGGTGCTGCTGTTCCTGATGGCCCGGGTGCCCGCAGTCGAGCACGGCGTCGGCGCCGACCGGCTCGCGCGCTGGCACGCGTTCGGCGGCCGGTACGTGCTCCTCCTCTGCTTCGGGCACGGGCTCTTCGCCCTGCTCGGATATGCCGTGCACGAGGGTGTCGACGTGGTCTCCGCCGTCCGGGAGCTGCTCGCCTACCCCGCGCTCGCCGCCGCCGCGGCCGGGACCGTCCTCCTGGCCGCGGTCGGTGTGACCTCCGCCCGATCGGTACGCCGCAGGGTGTCGCACGAAACCTGGCGCGGGGCGCACCTGCTGGTCTACCTCGCCGCCGCCCTCGCCTTCGGGCACCAGCTCGCCGGGCCCGACCTCGCCGTGGCCGGCTGGTTCTGGGCGCTCGCCCACACCGCGGTGGCCGTCCTGCTGGTCTGGTACCGCGCCGTGGTCCCCGTACGACAGGCCCTGCGGCACGCGCTGCGGGTCGCGGACGTCCGGGTCGAGGGGCCCGGGGTGGTCTCCGTCGTCGTCTACGGGGAGCACCTGGCGGAACTGCGCGCCGAGCCGGGCCAGTTCCTGCGCTGGCGGTTCCTGGAGCGGCGGCTGTGGCACACCGCCCTGCCGTTCTCGCTGTCCGCGCCGGTCCGCGGGAACGCCCTGCGGATCACCGTGAAGGGACTCGGCGGGCACTCGCGCCGGATCCGCCGGCTGCGCCCCGGCACGAGGGTCCTGGCCACCGGGCCGTTCGGCGCGCTCACCGCCGCCCGGCGGACCCGGCCCAAGGTGCTGCTGATCGCGGGCGGGGTCGGGATCACCCCGATGCGGGCCCTGTTCGAAACGCTGCCGGGCGGTCCCGGGGACATCACCCTGCTCTACCGGGCCGGGGCCGAGGAGCACCTGGTCCTGCGCGCCGAGCTGGAGGCCATCGCCGCCGAGCGGCAGGCCGGGCTGCACTA of the Streptomyces sp. NBC_01294 genome contains:
- a CDS encoding ferredoxin reductase family protein translates to MRDAAVRVRGGMLGGAGVVTLLWAAQVRPSARPDALFATAAHLTGLLAGYGVLVLLFLMARVPAVEHGVGADRLARWHAFGGRYVLLLCFGHGLFALLGYAVHEGVDVVSAVRELLAYPALAAAAAGTVLLAAVGVTSARSVRRRVSHETWRGAHLLVYLAAALAFGHQLAGPDLAVAGWFWALAHTAVAVLLVWYRAVVPVRQALRHALRVADVRVEGPGVVSVVVYGEHLAELRAEPGQFLRWRFLERRLWHTALPFSLSAPVRGNALRITVKGLGGHSRRIRRLRPGTRVLATGPFGALTAARRTRPKVLLIAGGVGITPMRALFETLPGGPGDITLLYRAGAEEHLVLRAELEAIAAERQAGLHYLLGPSGAAYNPLAPQALSGLVPDLAEHDVYLCGPPGMAEATRGALLRAGVPAGRIHSECFSF